The Hymenobacter sp. GOD-10R genome includes a window with the following:
- a CDS encoding RagB/SusD family nutrient uptake outer membrane protein, producing the protein MINQRWFDLLRFFTPKELVAYFRTKSQADFSAAQLSNFGAKDYYYPISFNEVKLNPTGMYQNPGY; encoded by the coding sequence TTGATAAACCAGCGCTGGTTTGACTTGCTGCGCTTCTTCACGCCCAAGGAACTCGTTGCCTACTTCCGCACTAAGAGCCAGGCTGATTTTAGTGCCGCTCAGCTCTCAAATTTTGGCGCCAAGGATTATTACTATCCCATTTCGTTCAACGAAGTCAAACTGAACCCAACGGGCATGTACCAGAATCCAGGCTACTAA
- a CDS encoding MBL fold metallo-hydrolase, protein MKFILLLTAALATLAVQAPAQTATTGTTSRVAADQITTQTGPLTVQPITHGSVVFTWNSKTIYVDPYGGAQAYAGLAAPDVILITDIHGDHLDPNTLAGLSVGKALLVVPPAVAEKLPAEYHAHVRILHNGQRLDTLGMSISAIPMYNLPETADARHPKGRGNGYVLKLGGKNVYLSGDTEDIAEMRALKGIDVAFVCMNIPYTMDVQQAAQAVVAFKPRIVYPYHYRGQNGLSDVESFKKSVNAANKNIDVRLRNWYPAP, encoded by the coding sequence ATGAAATTTATCCTTCTTCTCACGGCCGCGCTGGCTACATTGGCTGTTCAAGCGCCCGCGCAAACCGCCACCACGGGGACTACCTCACGCGTAGCCGCCGATCAGATTACGACCCAAACAGGTCCGCTCACGGTGCAACCCATCACGCACGGAAGCGTGGTATTTACCTGGAACAGCAAGACCATTTACGTAGATCCTTACGGCGGGGCACAGGCCTATGCCGGGCTAGCCGCGCCGGATGTGATTCTGATCACTGATATTCATGGCGACCACCTAGATCCGAACACGCTAGCGGGCCTTTCTGTAGGCAAGGCCCTGCTAGTGGTGCCGCCAGCCGTGGCGGAGAAGTTGCCGGCCGAATACCACGCGCACGTACGCATTCTGCATAACGGTCAGCGGCTCGACACGCTTGGGATGAGCATATCGGCCATTCCCATGTACAACCTGCCCGAAACTGCCGACGCGCGGCACCCCAAAGGCCGGGGGAATGGCTATGTGCTGAAGCTAGGGGGCAAAAACGTGTACCTATCCGGTGACACGGAAGACATTGCCGAAATGCGCGCCCTCAAAGGCATCGATGTAGCGTTCGTGTGCATGAACATACCCTATACCATGGACGTGCAACAAGCCGCGCAGGCCGTAGTTGCCTTCAAGCCACGCATCGTGTACCCCTACCACTACCGGGGCCAGAACGGACTGAGCGACGTGGAGAGCTTCAAGAAAAGCGTGAACGCAGCCAATAAGAACATTGACGTGCGGCTGCGCAACTGGTATCCAGCACCCTAG
- a CDS encoding MarR family winged helix-turn-helix transcriptional regulator, with protein MMTEPIFTYSQPEENNGYLLWQVSMRWQLQMNQRLRVVGLTLTQFSLLAGLYWLSRQGEVVTQQRLADYAHVDRMMTSKVLQTLEKKGLLERGTNAQDGRAKQLHLLPAGETLLRHAYTLVQEVDTTFFGPVQAEATVFNRLMQQLAE; from the coding sequence ATGATGACTGAACCAATTTTTACGTACTCGCAGCCGGAGGAGAACAACGGCTATTTGCTGTGGCAGGTGAGTATGCGCTGGCAGCTACAAATGAATCAGCGCTTGCGAGTTGTTGGCCTTACGCTCACCCAGTTTTCGTTGCTGGCCGGCCTGTACTGGCTCAGCCGGCAAGGGGAAGTCGTCACGCAACAACGACTGGCTGATTATGCCCACGTCGATAGAATGATGACGTCTAAAGTGTTGCAGACCTTGGAGAAAAAAGGGCTGTTGGAAAGAGGTACCAACGCGCAGGATGGCCGCGCTAAGCAGCTCCACTTGTTGCCCGCCGGTGAAACGCTGTTGCGCCACGCTTACACGCTGGTGCAGGAGGTAGATACCACCTTTTTCGGCCCTGTTCAGGCGGAGGCGACGGTTTTTAACCGCCTCATGCAGCAACTGGCTGAATAA
- a CDS encoding EVE domain-containing protein produces the protein MQQGIVQANHGKAAPLRRMQPGDGIVVYAPKLVYGEPTLCQRFVALGVVTDEPIYQATVGEDFHPFRRKARYEAVIETSIQPLLASLGFITNKAQWGYPFRFGCVEISQSNFDLIRRHMLTPAHDD, from the coding sequence GTGCAGCAGGGCATAGTGCAGGCCAACCACGGCAAGGCAGCTCCGTTGCGCCGAATGCAGCCCGGCGACGGGATAGTCGTGTACGCGCCTAAGCTCGTCTATGGGGAGCCCACGCTTTGTCAGCGCTTTGTGGCCCTAGGTGTGGTGACCGATGAACCAATCTATCAAGCCACCGTAGGGGAAGACTTTCACCCCTTCCGGCGAAAAGCTAGGTACGAAGCCGTCATCGAAACTTCCATTCAGCCGCTGCTCGCCTCACTCGGCTTTATTACCAACAAAGCGCAATGGGGGTACCCGTTTCGCTTCGGTTGCGTAGAGATTTCGCAGTCGAACTTCGACCTAATTCGCCGGCATATGCTAACGCCGGCTCATGATGACTGA
- a CDS encoding VOC family protein — MTTQLGFVSLQVSNLDASRQFYTEVLGFEPLATGQPDACVFATQSGAVFAIRKPLVDLQAADRLGWGVGLWFNVTHLDEFLHRIHGQATLVRGIQATPFGNTAVIADPDGYTLTLLEVPAQ, encoded by the coding sequence ATGACCACTCAACTCGGATTCGTTTCGCTCCAAGTCAGCAACCTGGACGCTTCCCGCCAATTTTACACGGAAGTGCTGGGCTTCGAGCCTCTCGCCACCGGACAACCCGACGCTTGCGTCTTTGCTACGCAGTCGGGGGCCGTGTTTGCTATCCGCAAGCCGTTGGTGGATTTGCAGGCTGCTGACCGACTAGGCTGGGGAGTAGGCTTGTGGTTCAATGTGACGCACTTAGATGAGTTTTTGCACCGCATTCACGGCCAGGCCACACTAGTGCGGGGCATTCAGGCCACTCCGTTTGGCAACACGGCGGTGATAGCCGACCCAGACGGGTACACGCTCACCTTGCTAGAAGTACCAGCGCAATGA
- a CDS encoding SDR family NAD(P)-dependent oxidoreductase: MSNNLKLAGKVALITGGTTGIGLGAAQRFVGEGAYVFITGRRQAELDAAVQQLGANAQGIRSDVTSQADLDQLFATIQAEKGQLDILFTNAGGGEFSALGGITEAHFDNTFNLNVKATLFTVQKALPLLRDGASIILMSSTAGSQGGANFSVYSASKAAVRSFARTWTADLKDRKIRVNAISPGPIDTPGLSGLAADVTQAEQIKNYLASTVPLGRLGTPDEIGKALVFLASDDSSFVTGTELFVDGGAAQV; encoded by the coding sequence ATGAGCAACAACTTGAAACTAGCTGGTAAAGTGGCCCTCATTACGGGCGGTACCACAGGCATTGGGCTGGGCGCTGCCCAGCGCTTCGTCGGCGAGGGTGCCTACGTCTTTATTACGGGTCGCCGGCAAGCCGAGCTAGACGCGGCCGTGCAACAGCTCGGCGCCAACGCCCAAGGCATCCGCAGCGACGTGACCAGTCAAGCCGACCTTGACCAGCTGTTTGCCACCATCCAGGCAGAGAAAGGCCAGCTAGATATCCTGTTCACCAACGCGGGGGGCGGCGAGTTTAGCGCCCTAGGCGGCATCACGGAAGCGCACTTTGACAACACCTTCAACCTGAACGTGAAAGCCACACTCTTCACGGTGCAGAAAGCCCTACCCCTGTTGCGCGATGGCGCCTCCATTATCCTGATGTCATCCACGGCCGGCTCGCAGGGTGGGGCCAACTTTAGCGTGTATAGCGCCTCGAAGGCCGCCGTACGCTCATTTGCCCGCACCTGGACGGCCGACCTGAAGGACCGTAAAATCCGGGTGAATGCCATCAGTCCCGGCCCCATCGACACCCCGGGCCTCAGCGGCCTCGCCGCCGACGTCACTCAGGCTGAGCAAATCAAAAACTACTTGGCCAGCACCGTGCCGCTGGGTCGCTTGGGTACCCCCGATGAAATCGGCAAGGCCCTCGTGTTCCTGGCTTCCGATGATAGCAGCTTCGTGACGGGCACTGAGCTGTTTGTAGACGGGGGAGCTGCGCAGGTGTAG
- a CDS encoding pirin family protein, which yields MTSTIFHPATTRIHANLGWLDAYRSFNAGGIYDPNRQAFGALQILNDDTVEGGRGFGMHAHQNMEIITFPLAGALAHEDSLGHQAVIQAGEVQVMSAGSGIAHSERNNSNQQPVHFLQIWLTTDQPNAAPRYDQQAFLAVPNHFVQVASPHAHEAGVSLRQQAWLHLGTLDSEVSLDYQVKKTGNGVYAFVLRGEVAIDGQLLGPYDGLGIWNTEVLHLKASSPAEVLLLDVPMKA from the coding sequence ATGACTTCTACCATTTTTCACCCGGCCACTACGCGCATCCATGCGAACCTAGGCTGGCTTGATGCCTATCGCAGCTTCAATGCGGGCGGAATCTATGACCCTAACCGCCAGGCGTTCGGGGCACTGCAAATCCTCAATGACGACACCGTAGAAGGGGGTCGCGGCTTTGGCATGCACGCCCACCAAAATATGGAAATTATTACCTTCCCCCTAGCCGGCGCGCTGGCGCACGAAGACTCCTTAGGCCACCAGGCGGTCATTCAGGCGGGAGAAGTGCAGGTGATGAGTGCCGGCTCGGGTATTGCTCACAGCGAAAGGAACAACAGTAATCAGCAGCCCGTGCATTTTCTGCAGATCTGGCTCACTACCGATCAACCCAACGCTGCGCCGCGCTACGATCAACAAGCCTTTTTGGCCGTTCCTAACCACTTTGTTCAAGTGGCGTCGCCTCACGCCCATGAGGCAGGGGTGAGCCTCCGGCAACAAGCCTGGCTGCACCTGGGCACGCTCGACTCCGAGGTTTCTTTGGACTATCAAGTAAAAAAGACGGGTAACGGGGTATACGCCTTCGTGCTACGGGGCGAGGTAGCTATCGACGGCCAACTCCTAGGCCCCTACGACGGGCTAGGTATCTGGAATACCGAAGTGCTGCACTTAAAAGCCAGCAGCCCCGCGGAAGTATTGCTGCTAGATGTTCCTATGAAGGCTTAG
- a CDS encoding Crp/Fnr family transcriptional regulator, whose protein sequence is MFAAFEEYLMSKAAFTSAEIQQIQAVSTLLNLPKRHLLLRAGDVWTYNAFVTSGCLRTYTIDAKGAEHIINFAVENWWTGDRQSLTSGLPSAYNIDAVEDSTVLLIKREDFDRLRSEIPVLNELVNHILHNSFLASQSRIHASISYSAEEKYRDFLQKYPAFALRIPQHMVASYLGMTTETLSRIRRKV, encoded by the coding sequence ATGTTTGCTGCATTTGAAGAGTATTTGATGAGCAAGGCCGCTTTTACTTCCGCCGAAATCCAGCAGATCCAGGCCGTGAGTACTCTCTTAAACTTGCCTAAACGCCATTTACTGCTACGAGCGGGAGACGTCTGGACTTATAATGCCTTCGTGACTAGTGGATGCCTCCGTACCTACACTATCGACGCTAAAGGGGCGGAGCACATTATCAACTTTGCCGTGGAAAACTGGTGGACCGGTGACCGCCAGAGCCTGACCTCCGGCCTGCCTTCGGCTTACAACATCGACGCCGTAGAGGACTCAACTGTCTTGTTGATTAAGCGCGAAGACTTTGACCGGCTGCGAAGCGAAATACCGGTACTAAATGAGCTAGTCAACCATATTCTGCATAACAGCTTTCTAGCGTCCCAAAGTCGGATTCACGCGTCTATTAGCTACTCAGCCGAGGAAAAGTACCGCGACTTCCTCCAGAAATACCCCGCTTTCGCCTTGCGCATTCCACAGCATATGGTGGCCTCTTACCTGGGCATGACAACCGAAACCTTGAGCCGCATCCGGCGGAAGGTGTAA
- a CDS encoding VOC family protein encodes MKFASVRLITADLQRLVQFYEQVTGVLVTQYTPDFAELQTPTATLAIGSTRTLALFGGEQVATAANNHSAILEFRVQDVDVDYQRLAGVLGDAIVQVPTTMPWGNRSLLLRDPDGNLVNFFTPVTPEALRKFEG; translated from the coding sequence ATGAAGTTTGCCTCTGTCCGCCTCATCACCGCCGACCTTCAGCGCCTAGTGCAATTTTACGAGCAAGTCACTGGTGTGCTGGTGACACAATACACGCCTGATTTTGCTGAGCTGCAAACGCCCACGGCCACCTTAGCCATCGGCAGTACGCGCACCCTAGCCTTGTTTGGAGGCGAGCAGGTAGCAACGGCCGCCAACAACCATTCCGCCATCCTTGAATTCAGGGTACAGGATGTAGACGTTGACTACCAACGGCTGGCTGGCGTGCTAGGCGACGCCATCGTGCAAGTGCCAACCACTATGCCTTGGGGCAACCGCTCGCTGCTGCTACGAGACCCAGATGGTAATTTGGTCAACTTCTTTACTCCAGTCACCCCCGAAGCCTTGCGGAAGTTTGAGGGGTAA
- a CDS encoding YafY family protein produces MNRIDRLFGITTLLQTKKYVLAEQIAEQFGISVRTVYRDIKALGEQGIPLGFEPHRGYFLVQGYFLPPVSFTPQEAGALVLLQALAETLADKSIQTHTATALQKVKAVLRAPEKDQLEQFTHRLKLHVPEYSPGEGDYLATLQLAIAERRVLAVDYCTKKGETSRRHVEPIGLVFYNFAWHLIGWCHLRRQYRDFKVARLQHLSATTLPFTCEQHLSLSDYIASLNLPYPV; encoded by the coding sequence ATGAACCGCATCGACCGCCTATTTGGAATTACCACCTTACTGCAAACCAAAAAGTATGTCTTAGCCGAGCAAATTGCCGAGCAATTTGGTATTAGCGTGCGCACGGTCTACCGGGATATTAAGGCTTTGGGCGAGCAGGGCATTCCCCTAGGTTTTGAGCCGCATCGAGGTTACTTTCTCGTGCAAGGCTACTTTCTACCGCCGGTCTCTTTCACCCCACAGGAGGCTGGGGCGTTGGTACTGCTGCAAGCACTAGCCGAAACCTTAGCCGATAAGTCTATTCAAACACATACTGCCACCGCTTTGCAAAAAGTGAAGGCGGTGCTACGCGCACCGGAGAAGGACCAATTGGAGCAGTTCACCCACCGCCTGAAATTGCACGTGCCAGAGTACTCGCCAGGAGAAGGAGATTACCTAGCCACCTTACAGCTGGCCATTGCAGAACGGCGTGTTCTCGCCGTAGACTACTGCACGAAGAAGGGCGAGACGAGCCGGCGCCATGTGGAACCCATCGGTTTGGTATTCTATAACTTTGCCTGGCACCTGATCGGTTGGTGCCATCTGCGGCGGCAGTACCGCGACTTCAAGGTAGCGCGCCTGCAGCATCTCTCGGCCACGACCCTTCCTTTTACGTGCGAGCAACACCTCTCGCTTTCCGACTACATAGCGAGCTTAAACCTACCCTACCCGGTATAA